In Clostridium sp., one DNA window encodes the following:
- a CDS encoding cell wall-binding repeat-containing protein, which produces MNRKKIVSNIILSFVVALSSAIALPQTSSAAASRLGGKDRYETSAAVSKSGWTTSDYVILASGENYADALCAAPLAKKHDAPILLTGSKTLNSTVKTEINRLKATHVIEIGGKGAISDSIENELKSSMSLNVTRIGGADRYETSAAVAKELGSFDKVVLAFGQGYADALSIAPVAASQGYPILLTSRNAVPKAVSEYITSKKASITKSYIVGGNGVITDSSISSLPAPVRIGGSDRYATNVNVMTYFKSSIKFDKLYVVRGAGPKGNEFADALSASSLAAKTSSPVILTYNTLSKTVEDFIKSNVGSTASIVPVGGSASVPDSLISSLQKVVDEAEDEDEENPSTGGGGGGGSSSDSNSHLISAVNSIKTIKGLNSAQQSVVDGIVSVVDKHSSDADYDYQNDAEAAEVKSEYEALSENDKNALKEAIQSTVSLLDQIALASEFGLL; this is translated from the coding sequence ATGAACAGAAAAAAGATTGTTTCAAATATAATATTGAGTTTTGTAGTTGCACTTTCTTCGGCAATTGCACTTCCACAGACATCCTCTGCAGCAGCTTCAAGGCTTGGAGGGAAAGACAGATACGAAACCTCGGCTGCAGTATCAAAAAGCGGATGGACAACTTCCGACTATGTAATACTTGCAAGCGGTGAGAACTATGCAGATGCCCTCTGTGCCGCACCTCTTGCAAAGAAGCATGATGCACCGATACTTCTTACGGGAAGCAAAACCTTGAACAGCACTGTAAAGACGGAGATAAATAGACTCAAGGCAACCCACGTAATAGAAATAGGGGGAAAGGGAGCAATTTCGGATTCCATAGAAAATGAGCTGAAATCATCAATGTCTTTGAATGTAACCAGAATCGGAGGAGCCGACAGGTATGAAACCTCGGCTGCCGTCGCAAAAGAACTTGGAAGCTTTGACAAGGTGGTTCTTGCCTTCGGGCAGGGTTATGCAGATGCACTGTCCATAGCGCCTGTAGCTGCAAGTCAGGGATATCCGATATTGCTGACTTCCAGAAATGCAGTTCCAAAGGCTGTCAGCGAGTACATAACTTCAAAAAAAGCTTCCATAACAAAATCCTACATAGTGGGAGGAAATGGTGTTATAACAGACAGCTCAATTTCATCCCTTCCTGCGCCTGTCAGAATAGGGGGAAGCGACAGATATGCAACCAATGTAAATGTGATGACCTATTTCAAGTCCAGTATAAAATTTGACAAGCTATATGTAGTTAGAGGTGCAGGCCCCAAAGGAAATGAATTTGCAGATGCCCTTTCAGCTTCTTCACTGGCGGCAAAGACTTCTTCGCCTGTCATACTCACCTACAATACGCTGAGCAAAACAGTTGAAGATTTCATAAAGTCAAATGTGGGTAGTACTGCAAGTATAGTACCTGTCGGTGGAAGTGCTTCAGTTCCTGATTCACTCATATCCAGCCTCCAGAAGGTTGTGGATGAAGCAGAGGATGAGGATGAAGAGAATCCATCTACAGGTGGCGGTGGCGGGGGAGGATCATCTTCCGACAGTAATTCGCACCTGATTTCGGCCGTAAATTCAATTAAGACCATAAAAGGACTAAATAGTGCACAGCAGTCCGTAGTTGACGGAATTGTAAGTGTCGTGGACAAACATTCTTCAGATGCGGATTATGACTATCAAAATGATGCTGAAGCTGCAGAAGTAAAAAGTGAATATGAAGCACTTTCAGAAAATGATAAAAATGCATTGAAAGAAGCTATACAATCTACTGTAAGTCTTTTAGATCAGATTGCACTTGCAAGTGAATTTGGCCTATTGTAA
- a CDS encoding tyrosine-protein phosphatase encodes MIDMHIHLLPGIDDGSKSMEETEKMLEIIRDDGIAEVIVTPHFYRGYYENNHEDVVKLTEEVNRLSVNRGIGVKLYPGQEVFLDSHSIEEYEKGHIAALAGTDYMLVEFSMEKMPHGGFDIIYELKIRGIRPIMAHPERYRYIIENPENINEFIDEGCLIQINAGSICGKFGSRVKKTADILVKNGICSFIGSDAHSSSSRRPGLSEAMEIAGAIDSKIAKTAGDNALKLLANEHIDLCSGRVKIKKGFFSFFRK; translated from the coding sequence ATGATTGACATGCACATTCATCTGCTTCCTGGAATAGACGACGGTTCTAAGTCCATGGAAGAGACGGAGAAGATGCTTGAAATAATCAGGGATGACGGAATTGCAGAAGTGATAGTGACCCCTCACTTTTACAGGGGATACTATGAAAACAACCATGAAGATGTGGTGAAATTGACTGAAGAGGTAAATCGGTTGTCTGTGAACAGAGGGATTGGTGTAAAGCTATATCCAGGTCAGGAAGTATTCCTCGACAGTCATAGCATTGAGGAGTACGAAAAGGGGCATATAGCCGCTCTTGCAGGTACGGACTACATGCTTGTGGAATTTTCCATGGAAAAAATGCCCCATGGTGGATTTGACATAATATACGAGCTCAAAATAAGGGGGATAAGGCCGATAATGGCACATCCCGAGAGATACAGGTACATAATTGAAAATCCGGAGAATATAAATGAATTCATAGATGAAGGATGCCTTATACAGATAAATGCAGGAAGCATATGCGGAAAATTCGGAAGCAGGGTGAAAAAGACTGCAGATATTCTTGTGAAAAATGGAATATGCAGCTTCATAGGTTCCGATGCCCATTCAAGTTCCAGTAGAAGACCGGGTCTCAGTGAGGCCATGGAAATTGCAGGGGCAATTGATAGTAAAATTGCGAAAACAGCTGGAGACAATGCCTTAAAACTTCTTGCAAATGAACATATAGATCTGTGTTCGGGGAGAGTAAAAATCAAAAAAGGATTCTTCAGCTTTTTCAGAAAATAA
- a CDS encoding O-antigen ligase family protein → MSLLSVSTKEKNMIKSHFTIDKLLIDISILLIGFDSLPIMQSRMYRPISVIFLIIPLTISLINFRLYKNTLWLLIFDMYAFIMSIIISNFKYNDFSGVKQSFPPLILGTLIFICFKFYFNQESIKCKNNDEYVKKFFSIFCRGYILIYIIGLIQILSILHVLPIDVLANMNSFFGGIGRTDRISLASAEPSWAGLQLLFSIPIFYYMKKVDSKYKKWFYIGLVLFIFCFSLQSIISLFFSFMLYFIIKYKKNCIKLILKIVLYTIMFVFLFEIIFFVAKSIFGTGYYFMQRIENISLIRNNFYSYLLSDGSLYVRIIFPIIGLLIFVKNPLVGIGLGNYRFEFTNIILSKFPEATNFSEVLSYINAGFTTPKSLYIKILCECGIIGFIIFSIFIFNILRKVLKAKFKLFNKNIILFFTCSLLSIMLQFDTMAYLNFWIGLAFIDSLKIKYNSI, encoded by the coding sequence ATGTCATTATTGTCGGTATCAACAAAAGAAAAAAATATGATAAAGTCACATTTTACTATTGACAAATTATTAATTGATATATCTATTTTATTAATAGGATTTGATTCATTACCTATTATGCAGTCGAGAATGTATAGACCTATTAGTGTTATATTTTTAATAATTCCTTTAACGATATCTCTGATTAATTTTAGATTATATAAAAATACTTTATGGTTACTTATTTTTGACATGTATGCTTTTATTATGTCGATAATAATTTCTAATTTCAAATATAATGATTTTAGTGGTGTGAAGCAATCATTTCCACCACTAATTTTAGGAACACTTATTTTTATTTGTTTTAAATTTTATTTTAATCAAGAGTCTATAAAGTGTAAGAATAATGATGAATATGTTAAAAAATTTTTTAGTATATTTTGTAGAGGATATATATTAATTTATATAATAGGCTTAATTCAAATATTATCTATATTGCATGTGTTACCTATTGATGTATTGGCTAATATGAATTCTTTTTTTGGGGGTATTGGGAGAACTGATAGAATATCATTAGCAAGTGCAGAACCATCTTGGGCTGGTTTACAGCTTTTGTTTTCTATACCTATTTTTTATTATATGAAAAAAGTAGACAGTAAATATAAAAAGTGGTTTTATATAGGGTTAGTTTTGTTTATATTTTGTTTTTCCTTACAATCAATTATTTCTTTGTTTTTTTCTTTTATGTTGTATTTTATAATTAAATATAAAAAAAATTGTATAAAGCTTATTCTTAAGATAGTATTATATACTATAATGTTTGTATTCTTATTTGAAATAATATTTTTTGTAGCTAAAAGTATATTCGGTACAGGATATTATTTTATGCAAAGAATAGAGAATATATCACTAATTAGAAATAATTTTTATAGTTATTTATTAAGTGATGGTTCACTATATGTTAGAATAATATTTCCTATTATTGGACTGCTAATTTTTGTGAAAAATCCATTAGTTGGTATAGGGTTGGGGAATTATAGGTTTGAATTTACTAATATTATTTTATCAAAATTTCCAGAGGCAACTAATTTTAGTGAAGTTTTAAGTTATATTAATGCAGGATTTACTACTCCTAAGTCTTTATATATAAAAATATTATGTGAATGTGGTATTATTGGTTTTATCATATTTTCTATTTTTATATTTAATATATTAAGAAAAGTATTAAAAGCTAAATTTAAATTATTTAATAAAAATATAATTTTATTTTTTACTTGTAGTTTATTATCAATAATGTTACAGTTTGATACTATGGCGTATTTGAATTTTTGGATAGGATTAGCTTTTATAGATAGTTTAAAAATAAAATATAATTCTATTTGA
- a CDS encoding glycosyltransferase family 4 protein, whose protein sequence is MKISLKVMSNMKILVDLRKLSQNPSGIGIYIYNFVKGLMKYKELDIFGVTDVLLSDEIIELNNKGLKIISYNRKVDKNIEVFKYFDFIDNVIKRENPEIFWEPNQIVSKNLKKNNPKIKVMITIHDIFPITTPEYYSLKYRLYFKYFLKKSINNCDYIIYVSNFTKNQTNQYFKESLNKKDFVSYNIVDKPKYRFRFDDGNYFLYIGNIEKRKGVHVLLESYKKYIDDGGDKLLKIAGSIRDKKIENRMNDLIEKYPNKIEYLGYINDEIKWKLLYKCSAFIFPSYAEGFGIPPVEALIIGKPVILSNLDVFKEICGLNNNYFSLNNDLIDTYKNLELKMKDFFNLEYKGVIKLEKKYELEYLSDKFKSFIWRKQI, encoded by the coding sequence ATGAAAATTAGTTTGAAAGTGATGAGTAATATGAAAATATTAGTTGACTTGAGAAAATTATCACAAAATCCTAGTGGAATAGGTATCTATATTTATAATTTTGTTAAAGGACTGATGAAATATAAAGAATTGGATATATTTGGAGTCACGGATGTTTTGTTGAGTGATGAAATTATTGAACTTAATAACAAGGGACTTAAAATTATATCTTATAATAGGAAAGTTGATAAAAATATAGAAGTATTTAAATATTTTGATTTTATAGATAATGTTATAAAAAGAGAAAATCCCGAAATTTTCTGGGAGCCTAATCAAATAGTATCTAAAAATCTGAAAAAAAATAATCCAAAAATAAAAGTTATGATAACTATACATGATATATTTCCTATAACAACACCTGAATATTATAGTTTGAAATATAGACTTTATTTTAAGTATTTTTTAAAAAAGAGTATAAATAATTGTGATTATATAATATATGTATCAAACTTTACTAAAAATCAAACTAACCAATACTTTAAAGAATCATTGAATAAAAAGGATTTTGTTTCTTATAATATAGTAGATAAGCCTAAATATAGGTTTAGATTTGATGATGGTAATTATTTTTTATATATTGGAAATATAGAAAAGAGAAAAGGAGTTCATGTTTTACTTGAGTCCTATAAAAAATATATAGATGATGGTGGAGATAAACTATTAAAAATTGCAGGGAGTATACGAGATAAGAAAATTGAAAATAGAATGAATGATTTAATAGAAAAATATCCTAATAAAATAGAGTATTTAGGATATATAAATGATGAAATTAAGTGGAAACTTTTATATAAATGTTCAGCTTTTATTTTTCCGTCTTATGCTGAAGGATTTGGCATACCGCCAGTTGAGGCATTGATTATAGGAAAACCAGTAATATTGAGTAATTTGGATGTATTTAAGGAAATTTGCGGTTTAAATAATAATTATTTTAGTTTAAATAATGATTTGATTGATACATATAAAAACTTAGAGCTTAAAATGAAAGACTTTTTTAATTTAGAATATAAAGGTGTAATAAAATTAGAAAAAAAATATGAGCTAGAATATTTAAGTGATAAATTTAAATCATTTATTTGGAGGAAACAAATTTAA
- a CDS encoding mannose-1-phosphate guanylyltransferase, protein MLCALIMAGGKGERFWPLSTDEKPKQFLKLLGEKTMIQMTVERLLSLIPVDRIFVVTARRYVDLVKKQLPDLPEDNIIVEPVGRNTAPCIALSAFYIQKRYSNASIVVLPSDHLVVDPYEFRDTINYGYEFIKSKEDGIVTLGMKPDRPETGYGYIQFAFNNGQCIIDDEAAVTKEHFSVFRVQRFVEKPDEDTARKYVKEGNFLWNGGMFIWKCSTIIKLTKMYLHNTYRILKDIFETDSENFDSALEEKYPQVDNISVDYGIMEKAENIYVIPSDFGWDDIGTWYAVERYREKDCNDNVCIGNIKSFGSSNNIVYSKDKPIVVVGLDDVFVVESDDIIFVGKKKDIDRIKEIKRNVVN, encoded by the coding sequence ATGCTGTGTGCGCTTATAATGGCAGGTGGGAAAGGTGAAAGGTTCTGGCCGCTTTCAACTGACGAGAAGCCAAAGCAGTTTTTGAAACTGCTTGGTGAAAAGACAATGATACAGATGACAGTGGAAAGACTTCTTTCGCTTATACCAGTAGATAGAATATTCGTGGTGACTGCGAGAAGATATGTGGATCTTGTGAAAAAACAGCTTCCGGATTTGCCGGAGGACAATATAATAGTCGAGCCCGTTGGAAGAAATACAGCACCATGTATAGCACTTTCAGCTTTTTATATACAAAAAAGGTACAGTAATGCATCAATTGTGGTACTCCCATCTGACCATCTGGTAGTTGATCCGTATGAATTCAGGGATACAATAAATTACGGATATGAATTTATAAAATCAAAGGAAGATGGAATAGTCACACTGGGAATGAAACCTGACAGACCCGAAACAGGATATGGGTATATCCAATTTGCATTTAATAATGGGCAATGCATAATTGATGATGAGGCTGCAGTTACCAAGGAACACTTCAGTGTTTTCAGAGTTCAGAGATTTGTGGAAAAGCCTGATGAAGATACGGCAAGGAAATATGTTAAAGAGGGAAATTTTCTCTGGAACGGCGGTATGTTCATCTGGAAATGCAGTACAATAATAAAGCTTACAAAGATGTATCTTCATAATACATACAGAATTTTGAAGGATATATTTGAGACAGACAGCGAAAATTTTGACAGTGCACTGGAAGAAAAGTATCCACAGGTTGATAATATTTCTGTAGACTACGGCATAATGGAAAAGGCGGAGAATATATATGTGATCCCATCGGATTTTGGATGGGATGACATAGGAACATGGTATGCAGTGGAGAGATACAGGGAAAAGGACTGCAATGATAATGTGTGCATAGGCAATATAAAGAGCTTTGGAAGCAGCAACAATATTGTATATTCCAAGGACAAACCAATTGTAGTTGTAGGACTTGACGATGTATTTGTCGTAGAAAGTGATGATATAATTTTTGTAGGAAAGAAAAAGGATATTGACAGGATTAAAGAGATAAAGAGGAATGTTGTAAATTAA
- a CDS encoding YveK family protein — protein sequence MDEEITLNLKDFFHILEKRFKLILCITIGCAIAAGLASFFVIKPTYEAGSTIIVGKPKSSDIRTDNSDVMMYQNLVKTYAQIAQSNSVAKETLNRLNDNLTVEQLQKMVTVTPEQGTQILTIRAESRDPQQAVNIVNAMSNSFVDESKRVYPTGGDIQIMDMPQFPNKPVKPKKALNIAIAFFLGLLVSVGLAFLLEYSDSTIKTEEDVERYLDLPVIGIIPKMQDN from the coding sequence ATGGACGAAGAAATAACTCTTAATCTGAAGGACTTTTTTCATATATTGGAAAAGAGATTCAAGCTTATATTGTGCATAACAATAGGGTGCGCAATAGCAGCCGGACTGGCAAGCTTTTTTGTAATAAAACCGACCTATGAAGCAGGTTCGACTATAATTGTTGGAAAACCGAAAAGCAGTGATATAAGAACAGATAATAGTGATGTAATGATGTACCAGAATCTTGTAAAGACCTATGCACAGATTGCACAGTCAAATTCTGTTGCAAAGGAAACCCTAAACAGATTGAATGACAATCTGACGGTTGAACAGCTTCAGAAGATGGTCACTGTAACTCCGGAACAGGGTACGCAGATACTTACAATAAGGGCTGAAAGCAGGGACCCTCAGCAGGCGGTGAACATAGTAAATGCAATGTCCAATTCATTTGTGGATGAGAGCAAGAGGGTATATCCTACAGGCGGCGACATACAGATCATGGATATGCCCCAGTTTCCGAACAAGCCTGTGAAGCCTAAAAAGGCACTCAACATTGCAATTGCATTTTTCCTGGGTCTTCTGGTATCCGTAGGGCTGGCCTTTCTTCTTGAGTACTCCGACAGTACCATAAAGACGGAGGAGGATGTGGAGAGGTATCTTGATCTTCCTGTTATCGGCATAATACCAAAGATGCAGGACAATTGA
- a CDS encoding glycosyltransferase — protein MKKVVFITTRAIYPMTGGREVVLYNYCKGLKEIFGCEVNLISFIDDKNYDLTPKFINKQYIVQQPGKLEKVSNIIMKSMFSKVWPLQVSIYYSKSTQKHISNIISKINPDILICDMARTAEYVKNINNFKGKKILDMDDLLSKRYYRQAKSLNNSGNILGQYEKKIPAFLRKVFDGKFIGKKLLETEAKLLQKYEMQVCGEFDNIIFVSPIEAAELNEKIKINKAFDVTIGVDYDYYSKNVSNNKNKNLIGFLGNMYVPHNRDAVDYFLKDIFPLVKNEIPDSRFRIIGKCNEEYKFKFKDIKDIEVTGEVDDIRKYVQECEVIVAPLLYGSGIKTKVLESMAMGVPVVTNNIGAEGIKAKNNIDILIKNNIDDFSDAIVKLLKDEEFKQYVILNSKRNILENYIWENTLNNFKKIF, from the coding sequence ATGAAAAAGGTAGTATTTATAACGACTAGGGCTATATATCCAATGACAGGCGGTAGAGAAGTTGTTCTTTATAATTATTGTAAGGGTTTAAAAGAAATATTTGGTTGTGAAGTTAACCTGATTAGTTTTATTGATGATAAAAATTATGATCTAACGCCGAAGTTTATTAATAAACAATATATAGTACAACAGCCAGGTAAATTAGAAAAAGTGAGTAATATTATAATGAAAAGTATGTTTTCAAAAGTGTGGCCATTGCAGGTTTCAATATATTATTCAAAAAGTACACAAAAACATATTTCTAATATTATAAGTAAAATTAATCCAGACATTTTAATATGTGACATGGCTAGAACTGCTGAGTATGTAAAAAATATAAATAATTTTAAGGGGAAAAAAATATTAGATATGGATGATTTATTGTCAAAGAGATATTATAGACAAGCAAAAAGTTTGAATAATTCTGGCAATATTTTGGGGCAATACGAAAAAAAAATACCTGCATTTTTAAGAAAAGTCTTTGATGGGAAATTTATTGGCAAGAAACTTTTGGAGACAGAAGCAAAATTATTGCAAAAATATGAAATGCAGGTTTGTGGAGAGTTTGATAATATAATATTTGTTTCACCTATAGAGGCAGCTGAATTAAATGAAAAGATAAAAATTAATAAGGCCTTTGATGTAACTATTGGTGTGGATTATGATTATTATTCCAAGAATGTTTCTAATAATAAGAATAAAAATTTAATAGGATTTTTAGGAAATATGTATGTACCTCATAATAGAGATGCAGTAGATTATTTTTTGAAAGATATTTTTCCATTAGTAAAGAATGAAATCCCAGATTCTAGGTTTAGAATTATAGGAAAATGCAATGAAGAATACAAATTTAAATTCAAAGATATAAAAGATATTGAAGTTACAGGAGAAGTAGATGATATAAGAAAATATGTTCAAGAATGTGAAGTTATAGTAGCACCGTTGCTTTATGGTTCTGGTATTAAAACTAAGGTTCTAGAGAGTATGGCTATGGGTGTGCCGGTAGTTACAAATAATATTGGTGCGGAAGGTATAAAGGCTAAAAATAATATAGATATCTTAATTAAAAATAATATAGATGATTTTTCGGATGCTATAGTCAAATTATTAAAAGATGAAGAATTTAAGCAATATGTTATTTTAAATAGTAAAAGAAACATATTAGAAAATTATATATGGGAAAATACTTTAAATAATTTTAAGAAAATATTTTAA
- a CDS encoding sugar transferase, which produces MHVGEYEYDVDKYRKSRAYYFIKRMMDIICSLMGIIIFSPIMIGIAAAIKLDSKGPAIFSQERVGKNGKLFKMYKFRSMVSGAEELLDKLKDKNEMTGPTFKMKEDPRVTKVGKFIRKTSLDELPQLFNVIRGEMSLVGPRPNLPREVVKFTGYQKMKLIVKPGLTCYWQVMGRSNIDFDEWMKLDIRYIEERSTFLDLKLVFKTFSVFLGDDGAR; this is translated from the coding sequence TTGCATGTGGGTGAATATGAATATGATGTAGACAAGTACAGAAAAAGCAGGGCTTACTATTTTATCAAAAGAATGATGGATATTATATGTTCTCTTATGGGAATAATTATTTTTTCTCCGATTATGATTGGTATTGCTGCAGCAATAAAACTGGATTCGAAAGGGCCGGCAATATTTTCACAGGAGAGAGTTGGGAAAAATGGGAAACTGTTTAAAATGTACAAGTTCAGATCCATGGTTTCTGGAGCTGAAGAATTACTGGACAAGCTTAAGGATAAAAATGAGATGACAGGTCCCACGTTCAAAATGAAAGAAGATCCTAGGGTTACAAAAGTCGGAAAGTTTATAAGAAAAACAAGTCTTGACGAACTTCCACAGCTGTTCAATGTGATCAGGGGAGAAATGTCCCTTGTGGGACCGAGACCCAATCTTCCAAGGGAGGTTGTAAAATTTACCGGTTACCAGAAAATGAAACTTATTGTGAAACCTGGACTGACATGTTATTGGCAGGTTATGGGGAGAAGCAATATAGACTTTGATGAGTGGATGAAGCTTGATATCAGGTACATAGAAGAGAGAAGTACATTTCTGGATTTGAAACTAGTGTTCAAAACTTTTTCGGTGTTTCTTGGAGATGACGGGGCAAGATAG
- a CDS encoding glycosyltransferase family 2 protein — MMLVYIILVNYNGYKDTIECVNSLKKINYKNYKIIIVDNASSDDSLNILRQKTNNSIIIESKKNLGFAGGNNLGIKYALNHDADYIMLLNNDTLVKIDFLDNMINSFNKNNKVGLVGCKIMYHPKKSIIWYGGGYIDWFKFIGAHYGMRQIDNGQCDDEKEIDFMTGCCMLIKREVFEKVGLLSEDYFMYFEDVDFCVKVRNGGYKIWYNPKAIIYHKVGLSSGGEESPFSIKWCTRNRLLFMNKYKENISGFMFMLSKKFFYTTRFIRCLQYIFKNKKDQSKAIMDGIKSYKKYIRY; from the coding sequence ATGATGTTAGTATACATAATTTTAGTAAATTATAATGGATATAAAGATACAATAGAATGTGTAAATAGCTTAAAGAAAATAAATTATAAAAATTATAAAATAATAATAGTCGATAATGCTTCTTCTGATGATTCATTGAATATATTGAGACAAAAAACGAATAATTCTATAATCATAGAATCAAAGAAAAATTTAGGATTTGCAGGAGGAAATAATTTAGGCATTAAATATGCATTGAATCATGATGCCGATTATATAATGCTTTTAAATAATGATACATTAGTAAAAATTGATTTTTTAGATAATATGATTAATTCATTTAATAAGAATAATAAAGTAGGATTAGTTGGATGTAAAATAATGTATCATCCCAAGAAGAGTATAATCTGGTATGGTGGAGGATATATTGATTGGTTTAAATTTATTGGAGCTCACTATGGAATGAGACAAATTGATAATGGACAGTGTGATGATGAAAAGGAAATAGATTTTATGACTGGATGTTGTATGCTTATTAAAAGAGAAGTTTTTGAAAAAGTAGGGCTTTTATCAGAAGATTATTTTATGTATTTTGAGGATGTAGATTTTTGTGTAAAAGTTAGAAATGGTGGATATAAGATATGGTATAATCCAAAAGCTATAATTTATCATAAGGTTGGATTATCTTCAGGTGGTGAAGAGTCACCATTTTCTATTAAATGGTGTACTAGAAATAGACTTCTGTTTATGAATAAATATAAGGAGAATATTTCTGGTTTCATGTTTATGCTGTCAAAAAAATTTTTTTATACAACTAGATTTATTAGATGCCTTCAATATATTTTTAAAAATAAAAAAGACCAATCCAAAGCTATTATGGATGGTATTAAAAGTTATAAAAAATATATTAGGTATTAA
- a CDS encoding CpsD/CapB family tyrosine-protein kinase, translating to MQKPDLVTIKNPRAPISEAYRTLRTNIQFSSFDKKIQTIMLTSSGPGEGKSTTASNLAVVMAESGSSTILIDCDQRKPKLHKIFFTSNQAGLSDVLADKIGFEDVVKDVGIENLSLLTSGTKPPNPAELLGSKKMGKFIEDLKNRYEYIIIDTPPIIAVTDAQLLSRYADGCLLVVASSQAERDAAVKAKQLLEKVNANILGTVLNKLEVREKGYYGYYYSYYDEDGNKHKKRKKRK from the coding sequence ATGCAGAAACCAGATCTTGTTACTATAAAAAATCCAAGAGCTCCTATTTCAGAAGCTTACAGGACATTGAGAACGAACATACAATTTTCATCTTTTGACAAGAAAATACAGACAATAATGCTTACGAGTTCGGGACCAGGAGAGGGGAAATCAACTACGGCTTCGAATCTTGCAGTTGTAATGGCTGAAAGCGGATCAAGCACGATACTCATAGATTGTGATCAGAGGAAACCAAAACTTCACAAGATATTTTTTACATCCAATCAGGCAGGGCTTTCAGATGTCCTTGCGGACAAGATTGGCTTTGAAGATGTGGTTAAGGATGTGGGAATAGAAAATCTTTCACTTCTCACATCAGGTACGAAACCACCGAACCCGGCAGAACTTCTTGGGTCGAAGAAGATGGGAAAATTCATAGAAGATTTGAAAAACAGATATGAATACATAATAATAGACACTCCGCCTATAATTGCAGTAACTGATGCACAGCTGCTGTCCAGATATGCAGATGGGTGCCTGCTTGTAGTAGCTTCATCACAGGCAGAGAGGGATGCGGCAGTAAAGGCCAAGCAGCTTCTTGAGAAGGTGAATGCAAACATACTGGGTACGGTTTTGAACAAGCTTGAGGTCAGGGAAAAGGGATACTATGGTTACTATTACTCATATTATGATGAAGATGGCAACAAGCATAAAAAGAGGAAAAAAAGAAAATAG